The Pirellulimonas nuda genome includes a region encoding these proteins:
- a CDS encoding beta-ketoacyl-[acyl-carrier-protein] synthase family protein has protein sequence MEDVVITGLGLVTPIGVGRDEVWASLRAGRTGIRHAPALADAGWPAPFGGTIEGFDAKQFVTPRKSLKVMAQEIQFAFAAAEQAWADAGLEDGSVEPERLGVVCGAGFLFSDFAEMEAPYRATIGDEGFEYDRWGKNAMGEFFPLWMLKYLPNMSACHIGIRRDARGPNNTILSGEVSSLLALGEAAAAIRRGVADVMITGGSSSRLHLADLAWRGMLNASCSDADPAKICRPFDAGRSGQVFGEGAAILVLESASHARRRGRAPLARVRSVASRCEGAVYNRQPTGRAVEQAIGGALELAGAKPSDIGLVKAHGVSTRLDDIGEARAIRSVLGDVPVTAPKSFLGNIDAAGSAVELAVTLIGAANGRIPATLNYETPDPACPVNVMTEPIPADFDTFLAVNFNSYGQAAAAVIDLG, from the coding sequence TTGGAAGATGTTGTCATCACCGGACTGGGCCTCGTAACCCCCATCGGCGTCGGCCGCGATGAGGTCTGGGCCTCGCTGCGCGCGGGCCGCACCGGCATCCGCCACGCCCCTGCGCTAGCGGACGCCGGATGGCCAGCGCCGTTTGGCGGCACGATCGAGGGGTTCGACGCGAAGCAGTTCGTCACCCCGCGCAAGAGCCTGAAGGTGATGGCTCAGGAGATCCAGTTCGCGTTCGCCGCTGCCGAGCAGGCCTGGGCCGACGCGGGGCTCGAAGACGGTTCGGTGGAGCCAGAGCGCCTGGGCGTGGTCTGCGGCGCCGGGTTTCTGTTCAGCGACTTTGCCGAGATGGAGGCCCCCTACCGAGCCACGATCGGCGACGAGGGCTTCGAGTACGATCGCTGGGGCAAGAACGCGATGGGGGAGTTCTTCCCTCTGTGGATGCTGAAGTACCTGCCGAACATGTCTGCTTGCCACATCGGCATCCGGCGCGACGCCCGAGGGCCCAACAACACCATCCTCAGCGGCGAGGTCTCTAGCCTGCTGGCGCTGGGCGAGGCCGCGGCCGCGATACGCCGCGGCGTGGCCGATGTGATGATCACCGGCGGCAGCAGCAGCCGGCTGCACCTGGCCGACCTTGCCTGGCGGGGCATGCTCAACGCGTCGTGCAGCGACGCCGATCCGGCCAAGATCTGCCGTCCGTTCGACGCGGGTCGCTCCGGGCAGGTCTTCGGCGAGGGCGCCGCCATCCTGGTGCTCGAGAGCGCCAGCCACGCACGCCGCCGCGGTCGGGCGCCGCTGGCCCGTGTGCGGAGCGTCGCCAGCCGGTGCGAGGGCGCAGTCTACAACCGTCAACCGACCGGACGCGCAGTGGAGCAGGCCATCGGCGGAGCGCTCGAGTTGGCGGGCGCCAAGCCGAGCGACATCGGGCTCGTGAAGGCGCACGGGGTCAGCACGCGATTGGACGACATCGGCGAAGCCCGCGCCATCCGTTCCGTGCTGGGCGACGTGCCGGTAACCGCTCCCAAGAGCTTCCTGGGCAACATCGACGCCGCGGGGAGCGCGGTCGAGCTGGCGGTGACGCTGATCGGCGCCGCGAACGGGCGCATCCCCGCCACCCTGAACTACGAAACCCCCGACCCAGCCTGCCCTGTCAACGTGATGACCGAGCCGATCCCCGCCGACTTCGACACG
- a CDS encoding N-acetyltransferase, producing MSQVEVVPVVGSKQQKQFLALPWKINAGDPNWVPPLRANQRLLAGFGEHPFYNDAQTQQFLALRGGKPVGRISAIINHAHNRTQKDKVGFFGFFESVDDPAVSGALFDAAGAWLAEREMTVIRGPANPSLNYEWSMLIDGFDTPPFFMMTHNPPYYPALVEASGFAKAQDLFAFYGEVAMLQELKKDTKVIRIDQQIRERFGVTVRDMDRSRFREEVEMFLRIYNEAMSQTWGHVPLSKAEIHHLAAELKHLIVPELAIVAEVEGEPVGVVFALLDYNTRIKKIDGRLYPFGFLRLLYNKRAIKRIRLVSTNVIPKYQSWGVGVTLAYAMLGPSLKFGIREAEFSWVLESNDLSRKSLEKGGALKYKKYRVYDKPLA from the coding sequence ATGTCGCAGGTAGAAGTCGTGCCGGTCGTCGGCTCTAAGCAGCAGAAACAGTTCCTGGCGCTCCCCTGGAAGATCAACGCGGGCGATCCGAACTGGGTCCCGCCGCTGCGCGCTAATCAGCGGCTGCTGGCGGGTTTCGGCGAACACCCCTTCTACAACGACGCCCAGACGCAGCAGTTCCTTGCGCTGCGGGGCGGCAAGCCCGTGGGCCGGATCTCGGCGATCATCAACCACGCCCACAACCGCACTCAGAAGGACAAGGTCGGCTTCTTCGGTTTTTTTGAGTCGGTCGACGACCCGGCGGTTTCGGGCGCCTTGTTCGACGCGGCCGGCGCCTGGCTCGCCGAGCGTGAGATGACCGTGATTCGCGGGCCGGCCAACCCCTCGCTCAACTACGAGTGGAGCATGCTGATCGACGGCTTCGACACGCCGCCGTTCTTCATGATGACCCATAACCCCCCCTACTACCCCGCCCTGGTCGAGGCGTCCGGGTTCGCCAAGGCGCAGGACCTGTTCGCCTTCTATGGCGAAGTCGCCATGCTGCAAGAGCTGAAGAAGGACACCAAGGTGATCCGGATCGACCAGCAGATCCGCGAACGCTTCGGCGTCACCGTCCGCGACATGGACCGCTCGCGTTTCCGTGAAGAAGTGGAGATGTTTCTCAGGATCTACAACGAAGCGATGTCGCAGACTTGGGGGCACGTGCCGCTCTCGAAGGCAGAGATCCACCACCTCGCCGCAGAACTCAAGCACCTGATCGTGCCGGAGCTTGCGATCGTGGCCGAGGTCGAAGGGGAGCCGGTGGGGGTGGTCTTTGCGCTGCTTGACTACAACACACGCATCAAGAAGATCGACGGTCGGCTCTACCCGTTCGGGTTCCTCCGGTTGCTGTACAACAAGCGGGCGATCAAGCGGATCCGGCTGGTGAGCACCAACGTGATCCCCAAGTACCAGAGCTGGGGCGTGGGGGTGACGCTGGCCTACGCGATGCTTGGCCCCTCGCTGAAGTTCGGCATCCGCGAGGCAGAGTTCTCCTGGGTGCTGGAATCGAACGACTTGTCGCGAAAATCACTCGAGAAAGGGGGCGCCCTCAAATACAAGAAGTACCGGGTGTACGACAAACCGCTTGCTTGA
- a CDS encoding NAD-dependent epimerase/dehydratase family protein: MQQVLVTGASGFIGQRLVERLRSDGHDVACLVRRRSRTQRLEALGARLISGDVTRPESLPAALEGVQRVIHLAGLTHARTLADFLAVNEAGAGALAEACARQASPPVLLMVSSLAAAGPSPEGAAHREADPCRPVSQYGKSKLAGEQAVRRWAGETPITILRPPVVFGPGDRDGLTLFLAVRRFPIHLVPNLKGLPLSLVYVDDLVDAMVRAVDQGERLTAMDGSAGQGVYYAADPAVSSYAEMGRLASAAQGRRVLVICRRKYPFLIPALAGDAVSWLTGKPTLFSMDKLREASATGWVCSSQKAAEQLGFAAPIPLVERYQQTAEWYRAEGWI, encoded by the coding sequence ATGCAACAGGTTCTTGTTACCGGCGCCAGCGGGTTTATTGGGCAGCGTCTTGTCGAAAGACTACGGTCAGATGGGCACGACGTGGCCTGCCTGGTCCGCCGGCGATCACGCACCCAGCGGCTAGAAGCACTGGGCGCCAGGCTGATTTCAGGGGACGTCACCCGGCCCGAATCGCTCCCGGCGGCGCTCGAGGGGGTCCAGCGGGTCATCCACCTAGCGGGGCTGACGCACGCCCGCACGCTAGCGGACTTTCTAGCCGTGAACGAAGCGGGCGCCGGCGCCCTGGCCGAGGCCTGCGCCCGACAAGCCTCGCCGCCGGTACTGCTGATGGTCAGCTCGCTGGCGGCCGCCGGGCCGTCGCCCGAGGGGGCGGCCCATCGCGAGGCAGACCCCTGCCGGCCCGTTTCCCAGTACGGAAAAAGCAAGTTGGCCGGCGAGCAGGCGGTCCGCCGCTGGGCCGGTGAGACGCCGATCACGATCCTCCGCCCGCCGGTGGTTTTCGGGCCGGGGGATCGCGACGGGCTCACGTTGTTCCTGGCGGTACGCCGGTTCCCGATCCACTTGGTGCCCAATCTCAAGGGGCTGCCGCTTTCGTTGGTGTACGTCGACGACCTGGTCGACGCGATGGTCCGGGCCGTGGACCAAGGAGAACGCCTCACCGCGATGGACGGCTCCGCGGGGCAGGGGGTCTACTATGCCGCCGATCCGGCTGTTAGCTCGTACGCCGAGATGGGGCGGTTGGCCTCCGCGGCGCAGGGGCGGCGCGTGCTGGTGATCTGCCGGCGAAAGTACCCGTTCCTTATCCCTGCGCTAGCCGGCGACGCCGTGAGCTGGCTGACGGGCAAGCCGACGCTGTTCAGCATGGACAAGCTACGCGAGGCGAGCGCCACGGGCTGGGTTTGCAGCAGCCAGAAAGCGGCCGAGCAGCTCGGCTTTGCGGCGCCTATTCCGCTTGTCGAGCGGTACCAGCAGACGGCCGAGTGGTACCGGGCCGAGGGTTGGATTTAG
- a CDS encoding linear amide C-N hydrolase, whose product MHTLRGLVLAPFVLLVSALADRPAPACTTFSLHCGDAAFFGRNYDWHIETATVLVNPRGLAKRAFVFDRPAEWVSRYGSVTFNQYGREFPCDGMNEAGLVVAVMWLPETRYPNPDDRPAVTAAQWVQYQLDTASTVDEVLKSDRRVRVSGFGGVQVHYLVADAQGGCAAIEFLNGRRVVHTGAEMTRTLSNTPYAEAAARLSARRDAGPSSDRSSLARFAAAAGAVRACNASSAAPSVEGVFDTLARVAQGDFTKWQIVYAQSERVVYFRTDSAPGIKSLDLRTLDFTPADSIVGVSISTEQAGDAVGRLSRYSADDNRLQIDESFDQTFFLKPLPATLRELLIAYPQSIHPAPAKSNPRPGTTRPSAGTARQAE is encoded by the coding sequence ATGCATACCTTACGCGGGCTAGTACTCGCTCCGTTTGTCCTGCTCGTTTCGGCGCTGGCGGATCGACCCGCGCCCGCGTGCACGACGTTTTCTCTCCACTGCGGGGACGCGGCCTTCTTTGGCCGCAACTACGACTGGCACATCGAAACCGCCACGGTGCTGGTCAACCCGCGGGGGCTCGCTAAACGCGCCTTTGTGTTCGACCGCCCCGCGGAGTGGGTCAGCCGATATGGCAGCGTGACCTTCAACCAGTACGGACGCGAGTTCCCCTGCGACGGAATGAACGAGGCCGGGCTGGTGGTGGCGGTGATGTGGCTGCCAGAGACCCGGTACCCGAATCCCGACGACCGCCCCGCCGTGACGGCCGCCCAGTGGGTGCAGTACCAGCTCGACACCGCGAGCACCGTCGACGAGGTGCTCAAGAGCGATCGGCGGGTGCGTGTGTCCGGCTTCGGCGGGGTGCAGGTGCACTATTTGGTGGCCGACGCGCAGGGCGGCTGCGCCGCGATCGAGTTCCTGAACGGTCGCCGTGTGGTGCACACCGGCGCCGAGATGACCAGAACGCTCAGCAACACCCCCTACGCCGAGGCGGCCGCCCGGCTCTCGGCGCGGCGCGACGCGGGTCCGTCTTCGGACCGGAGCTCGCTTGCTCGTTTCGCCGCGGCCGCCGGCGCGGTTCGCGCTTGCAACGCGTCCAGCGCCGCCCCGAGTGTCGAAGGCGTATTCGACACGCTGGCCCGCGTGGCCCAGGGCGACTTTACGAAGTGGCAGATCGTCTACGCGCAGAGCGAACGCGTGGTCTATTTCCGCACGGACTCGGCGCCGGGGATCAAGTCTCTTGACCTGAGAACGCTCGACTTCACGCCGGCGGACTCGATCGTTGGCGTGTCGATTTCCACGGAACAAGCCGGCGACGCGGTCGGCCGGCTCAGCCGCTATTCGGCCGACGACAACCGTCTGCAGATCGACGAGTCTTTCGACCAGACCTTCTTTCTGAAGCCGCTGCCGGCCACGCTCCGCGAGCTGCTGATCGCCTACCCCCAGTCGATTCATCCCGCTCCGGCTAAATCCAACCCTCGGCCCGGTACCACTCGGCCGTCTGCTGGTACCGCTCGACAAGCGGAATAG
- a CDS encoding RrF2 family transcriptional regulator has protein sequence MQRLSAKAQYACQAMLQLAADATLECPTTIRRLADIQQLPERFLVQVLSELKRAGLVASTRGAAGGYRLARDRGDISLWDVIVAVDGEAKREAAPGQPLAELLEAELGEAEQAYRECLESSSLGALLDKATLSPMWHI, from the coding sequence ATGCAGCGACTCTCCGCGAAAGCCCAGTACGCTTGCCAAGCCATGCTCCAACTCGCGGCGGACGCTACCCTGGAGTGCCCCACAACCATCCGGCGTCTGGCCGACATCCAGCAGTTGCCGGAACGATTTCTGGTTCAGGTGCTCTCGGAGCTGAAACGCGCCGGTCTGGTCGCCAGCACCCGCGGCGCCGCCGGCGGCTACCGGCTGGCCCGCGACCGGGGCGACATTTCGTTGTGGGACGTGATCGTCGCGGTCGATGGCGAGGCGAAGCGCGAGGCGGCCCCGGGTCAGCCGCTGGCAGAGCTGCTCGAGGCCGAACTGGGAGAGGCCGAGCAGGCCTACCGTGAATGCCTCGAGTCCTCCTCGCTGGGGGCGTTGCTGGACAAGGCGACCCTGTCACCCATGTGGCATATCTAG
- a CDS encoding phosphoadenylyl-sulfate reductase, which yields MTQPTLPPALPSIPGNSPSANGSGGPESNPGALAATPELMEELAQASRLLEAATPEEIVAWGSERFGDKLTMATAFGPEGCLILSILASVAPQTHVFNLDTGYQFQQTLDLRDRIAAKYGIEVAMLQPEHTVIEYEELHGGPLYKTNPDQCCFDRKVKVLRKAVVGFQAWMSGIRRDQSADRAVQPVVGWDKKFGLVKLSPLSNYTKKDVWRRLIAEGVPYNPLHDQGYPSIGCWPCTRAVQGDETDERAGRWSGKSKTECGLHSLESDGSGI from the coding sequence ATGACGCAGCCGACCTTGCCCCCCGCTCTGCCGAGTATCCCCGGCAACAGCCCGTCCGCTAATGGCTCAGGCGGGCCAGAATCCAATCCAGGGGCCTTGGCCGCCACGCCGGAGCTGATGGAAGAGTTGGCCCAGGCCAGCCGGTTGTTGGAGGCGGCGACGCCCGAGGAGATCGTGGCGTGGGGGTCCGAGCGGTTCGGAGACAAGCTGACGATGGCCACGGCGTTTGGGCCCGAGGGCTGCTTGATCTTGTCGATCCTTGCCAGCGTCGCCCCGCAGACGCACGTCTTCAATCTCGATACCGGCTACCAGTTCCAGCAGACGCTCGACCTCCGCGACCGGATCGCCGCGAAGTATGGCATCGAGGTCGCCATGCTCCAACCGGAGCACACGGTCATCGAGTACGAGGAATTGCACGGCGGGCCTCTCTACAAGACAAATCCCGACCAGTGCTGCTTCGATCGCAAGGTGAAGGTCCTCCGCAAAGCGGTGGTTGGCTTCCAGGCCTGGATGAGCGGCATCCGCCGCGACCAGAGCGCGGACCGCGCAGTTCAGCCGGTGGTGGGCTGGGACAAGAAGTTCGGTTTGGTAAAGCTCAGCCCGCTCTCCAACTACACCAAGAAGGACGTTTGGAGGCGGCTCATCGCCGAAGGGGTTCCCTACAACCCACTGCACGACCAGGGCTATCCCAGCATCGGTTGCTGGCCATGCACGCGTGCGGTGCAGGGGGACGAGACAGACGAACGTGCCGGCCGCTGGAGCGGCAAGTCCAAAACGGAATGCGGGTTGCACTCATTGGAATCAGACGGCAGCGGCATCTAG
- a CDS encoding rhamnulokinase: protein MASQRVYLGIDLGASGGRVLAGKYDGERLALREIHRFPNGPVRIGNRLHWDFPGLWREVQDGLRLAAQRYGDRIASVGVDSWGVDYGLLSADDELLGNPYHYRDGRTRGGLERAFATVSRDEIFAATGLQFMELNTLYQLLAARDSGSPLLASAQTLLLIPDLMHWLLCGVKAVEATNASTTQLFDPIERGWSRDLISRFGLPDTMFGRIVEGGTRLGTLLPWVAEQTGLDRLPVIAPGTHDTASAVVAAPGETTGDPAPSWCYLNCGTWSLMGVEVPRPIINDQVAQWNFTNEAGVFGTTRLLKNVTGLWLAQECRRVWNQSGGDYGWDELARLASEAPPLVSLVNPDDPRFGAPTDMPAAIAEFCRETGQPAPASPGATIRCALESMALRSSQVLVCLEQLIGRRIETIQLIGGGVQNELLCQLTADACGRTVLAGPVEATALGNIIVQAIAMGDLAGVAEGRALVRSSFAMKRYEPRDAERWREARDRAPAEMGIS, encoded by the coding sequence ATGGCAAGTCAGCGCGTCTATCTGGGAATCGACCTCGGCGCCTCGGGGGGTCGCGTGCTGGCCGGCAAGTACGACGGCGAGCGGCTGGCGCTCCGCGAGATCCACCGTTTCCCGAACGGACCGGTCCGGATCGGCAACCGGCTCCATTGGGATTTCCCCGGCTTGTGGCGCGAGGTGCAGGACGGGCTCCGGCTCGCGGCACAACGTTACGGCGACCGGATTGCTAGCGTCGGCGTCGATTCTTGGGGCGTCGATTACGGCCTGCTGAGCGCCGACGACGAGCTCCTCGGCAACCCCTACCACTACCGCGACGGCCGCACCCGAGGGGGCTTGGAGCGGGCATTCGCCACCGTCTCTCGCGACGAGATCTTCGCAGCGACCGGCTTGCAGTTCATGGAGCTCAACACCCTCTATCAACTGTTGGCCGCTCGTGATTCCGGCTCGCCGCTGCTTGCGTCGGCCCAGACGCTGCTGCTCATCCCCGACCTGATGCACTGGCTGCTGTGCGGCGTCAAAGCCGTCGAAGCAACGAACGCCTCAACGACGCAACTTTTCGACCCGATTGAACGCGGGTGGTCGAGAGACCTAATCAGCCGTTTCGGGCTGCCAGACACGATGTTCGGTCGGATCGTCGAGGGGGGGACGCGGCTCGGTACGCTGCTCCCCTGGGTCGCCGAGCAAACCGGCCTGGACCGGCTTCCGGTAATCGCACCCGGCACGCATGACACGGCCTCTGCTGTGGTTGCTGCGCCGGGAGAAACCACCGGTGATCCCGCGCCCAGTTGGTGCTACCTGAACTGTGGCACCTGGTCGCTGATGGGGGTTGAAGTCCCTCGGCCCATCATCAACGACCAAGTCGCCCAGTGGAACTTCACCAACGAGGCGGGCGTATTCGGCACGACCCGGCTGCTCAAAAACGTCACCGGCTTGTGGCTGGCGCAGGAGTGCCGAAGGGTATGGAACCAGTCCGGCGGCGACTACGGCTGGGACGAATTGGCCCGGCTGGCGAGCGAGGCGCCCCCGCTGGTTTCGCTGGTCAACCCGGACGACCCCCGCTTCGGCGCCCCGACCGACATGCCGGCCGCGATCGCCGAGTTCTGCCGCGAGACCGGCCAACCGGCCCCCGCCTCGCCGGGGGCGACCATCCGCTGCGCGCTCGAGAGCATGGCGCTGCGCAGCTCGCAAGTGCTCGTGTGCCTTGAGCAACTCATCGGCCGGCGGATCGAAACGATCCAACTGATCGGCGGCGGCGTTCAGAACGAACTGCTATGTCAGCTCACCGCCGACGCCTGCGGACGCACCGTACTTGCCGGACCGGTCGAGGCGACCGCGCTGGGCAACATCATCGTCCAGGCGATCGCCATGGGCGACCTCGCGGGAGTGGCCGAGGGCCGGGCGCTGGTGCGAAGCAGCTTTGCGATGAAGCGGTATGAGCCGAGGGACGCAGAGCGTTGGCGTGAAGCCCGGGATCGGGCGCCCGCCGAGATGGGCATTTCCTAG
- a CDS encoding type II toxin-antitoxin system VapC family toxin — protein MSFLLDTDTCSHHVKTGGHLSGRIFQHAGRLKISVLTVGELLTWARRQQAPKRRMEGLTELFRELETVLVDTNVAEVFGDLRARQFDAGRLTPLTDLWIASTAIAHDLTLVTHNTKDFEGIPGLSLADWLTP, from the coding sequence GTGAGTTTCCTCCTCGACACCGATACCTGCTCTCACCACGTCAAGACCGGCGGTCACCTGTCTGGCCGAATTTTTCAGCATGCAGGTCGCTTAAAGATCTCCGTGCTGACGGTCGGGGAGTTACTAACTTGGGCTCGTCGACAACAGGCGCCTAAGCGGCGGATGGAGGGCCTGACGGAACTCTTCCGGGAATTGGAAACCGTCCTCGTCGACACAAACGTAGCCGAAGTTTTCGGCGACCTGCGAGCTCGCCAATTCGACGCAGGACGCCTAACGCCACTGACGGACCTATGGATAGCGTCGACGGCCATCGCGCACGACCTAACGCTCGTCACGCACAACACGAAAGACTTCGAAGGGATACCGGGGCTGTCGCTCGCCGATTGGCTGACTCCCTAG